Proteins encoded together in one Stutzerimonas stutzeri window:
- the glp gene encoding gephyrin-like molybdotransferase Glp, with amino-acid sequence MSACGCDTGGLKPVDEAIAELLARVPAPPAVEEVALRDALGRVLAEPLDASFPVPPWDNSAMDGYALRAADLPAEGGALPLAGRIAAGDAASQQLPAGHAVRIFTGAPLPPGADAVVAQENCRIEGDRIWLPAVNAGDNVRCLGEETAAGERLIDAGKRLRPQELGLLATFGVARVKVYRRLRVALLSSGNELREPGEPLDAGQIYNSNRYSLLGVLQSLGCEVHDYPILIDDLGASRDALADAASRFDLIITSGGVSVGEEDHLKQAIRELGELHLWRLAIQPGKPLAFGEVNGTPWIGLPGNPAAALVTSLVVARPFLLRAQGCTQVQVTPLRLPAGFAWRKANVRQQFLRARLEAVDGRLEVRLFPRQGSAMLTSATWADGLAIVECQRTLAEGELVQYLPFSELLG; translated from the coding sequence ATGAGCGCCTGCGGCTGCGATACCGGCGGGCTGAAGCCGGTCGACGAGGCCATCGCCGAGCTGCTGGCGCGGGTGCCGGCGCCGCCCGCGGTGGAAGAGGTCGCGCTGCGCGATGCCCTCGGTCGCGTGCTCGCCGAGCCGCTGGATGCCAGCTTTCCGGTGCCCCCCTGGGACAATAGCGCGATGGACGGCTACGCCCTGCGCGCCGCCGATCTGCCGGCCGAAGGCGGTGCGCTGCCACTGGCCGGACGCATCGCCGCCGGGGACGCCGCCAGTCAGCAGCTGCCGGCCGGGCATGCGGTGCGCATTTTCACCGGCGCGCCGTTGCCGCCGGGCGCGGACGCCGTGGTGGCGCAGGAAAACTGCCGTATCGAAGGCGATCGCATCTGGCTGCCGGCGGTGAACGCCGGTGACAACGTGCGCTGCCTGGGTGAGGAAACCGCGGCTGGCGAGCGTCTGATCGACGCCGGCAAGCGTCTGCGCCCGCAGGAGCTCGGCCTGCTGGCGACCTTCGGCGTGGCGCGGGTGAAGGTGTACCGGCGCCTGCGCGTGGCGCTGCTGTCCAGCGGCAACGAACTGCGCGAGCCGGGCGAGCCGCTGGACGCCGGGCAGATCTACAACTCCAACCGCTACAGCCTGCTCGGCGTGTTGCAGAGCCTCGGCTGCGAAGTGCACGACTACCCGATCCTGATCGACGATCTGGGCGCCAGCCGCGACGCGCTGGCCGATGCGGCGAGCCGCTTCGACCTGATCATCACCTCGGGCGGTGTTTCGGTGGGTGAGGAGGATCATCTCAAGCAGGCGATTCGCGAATTGGGCGAGCTGCACCTGTGGCGTCTGGCGATCCAGCCGGGCAAGCCGCTGGCCTTCGGCGAAGTCAACGGCACGCCGTGGATCGGCCTGCCCGGCAACCCGGCGGCGGCACTGGTCACCTCGCTGGTGGTGGCTCGGCCGTTCCTGCTGCGCGCCCAGGGCTGCACGCAGGTGCAGGTCACGCCGCTGCGCCTGCCTGCCGGCTTCGCCTGGCGCAAGGCCAACGTGCGCCAGCAGTTCCTGCGCGCGCGGCTCGAAGCGGTCGATGGCCGGCTCGAGGTGCGTCTGTTCCCGCGCCAGGGCTCGGCCATGCTGACCTCGGCGACCTGGGCGGATGGCCTGGCCATCGTCGAGTGCCAGCGCACCCTCGCCGAAGGCGAGCTGGTGCAGTACCTGCCGTTCAGCGAACTGCTCGGCTGA
- the narH gene encoding nitrate reductase subunit beta, whose translation MKIRSQVGMVLNLDKCIGCHTCSITCKNVWTSREGMEYAWFNNVETKPGIGYPKEWENQDKWKGGWVRNGDGTINPKIGGKFRVLANIFANPDLPTIDDYYEPFDFDYQNLHTAPISEHQPVARPRSLISGQRMEKIEWGPNWEEILGTEFAKRRKDKNFDKVQADIYGQYENTFMMYLPRLCEHCLNPACAASCPSGAIYKREEDGIVLIDQEKCRGWRMCISGCPYKKIYFNWKSGKSEKCIFCFPRIEAGMPTVCAETCVGRIRYLGVLLYDADRIHEVASTVNEQDLYAKQLEIFLDPFDPKVIEQALNDGVPMSVIEAAQKSPVYKMAVDWKLALPLHPEYRTLPMVWYVPPLSPIQNAASAGHVSMDGVLPDVDSLRIPLRYLANLLTAGDEEPVKLALKRMLAMRAYKRAEQVDGVQDLKVLESVGLSVAQVEDMYRYLAIANYEDRYVIPTAHREEAMSDAFAERSGCGFSFGSGCSGASDTNMFGARKANRRDIIKTVQLWED comes from the coding sequence ATGAAGATTCGTTCACAAGTAGGCATGGTCCTGAACCTGGACAAGTGCATCGGCTGCCACACCTGCTCGATCACCTGCAAGAACGTCTGGACCAGCCGCGAAGGCATGGAATACGCCTGGTTCAACAACGTCGAGACCAAGCCCGGCATCGGCTACCCGAAGGAGTGGGAAAACCAGGACAAGTGGAAGGGCGGCTGGGTGCGCAACGGCGACGGCACCATCAACCCGAAGATCGGCGGCAAGTTCCGCGTGCTGGCGAACATCTTCGCCAACCCGGACCTGCCGACGATCGACGACTACTACGAGCCGTTCGACTTCGACTACCAGAACCTGCACACCGCGCCGATCTCCGAACATCAGCCGGTGGCGCGTCCGCGCTCGCTGATCTCCGGTCAGCGCATGGAGAAGATCGAGTGGGGCCCGAACTGGGAAGAGATTCTCGGTACCGAGTTCGCCAAGCGCCGCAAGGACAAGAACTTCGACAAGGTGCAGGCCGACATCTACGGCCAGTACGAAAACACCTTCATGATGTACCTGCCGCGCCTGTGCGAGCACTGCCTGAACCCGGCCTGCGCCGCGTCCTGCCCGAGCGGTGCGATCTACAAGCGCGAGGAGGATGGCATCGTCCTCATCGACCAGGAGAAGTGCCGCGGCTGGCGGATGTGCATCAGCGGCTGCCCGTACAAGAAGATCTACTTCAACTGGAAGAGCGGCAAATCCGAGAAGTGCATCTTCTGCTTCCCGCGCATCGAGGCCGGCATGCCGACCGTCTGTGCCGAGACCTGCGTGGGCCGCATCCGCTACCTCGGCGTGCTGCTGTACGACGCCGACCGCATCCATGAAGTGGCCAGCACCGTCAACGAGCAGGACCTGTACGCCAAGCAGCTGGAGATCTTCCTCGATCCGTTCGACCCGAAGGTCATCGAGCAGGCGCTCAACGACGGCGTTCCGATGTCGGTGATCGAAGCCGCGCAGAAGTCGCCGGTATACAAGATGGCGGTGGACTGGAAGCTGGCCCTGCCGCTGCATCCGGAATACCGCACGCTGCCGATGGTGTGGTACGTGCCGCCGCTGTCGCCGATCCAGAACGCCGCCAGCGCCGGTCACGTCAGCATGGACGGCGTGCTGCCGGACGTCGACAGCCTGCGCATCCCGCTGCGCTATCTGGCCAACCTGCTCACCGCAGGCGACGAGGAGCCGGTCAAGCTGGCGCTCAAGCGCATGCTCGCCATGCGTGCCTACAAGCGCGCCGAGCAGGTCGATGGCGTGCAGGACCTCAAGGTGCTGGAGAGCGTCGGCCTGTCGGTGGCCCAGGTGGAGGACATGTACCGCTACCTGGCCATCGCCAACTACGAGGACCGCTACGTGATCCCGACCGCGCACCGCGAAGAGGCCATGAGCGACGCCTTCGCCGAGCGCTCCGGTTGCGGCTTCAGCTTCGGCAGCGGCTGCTCGGGCGCCTCGGACACCAACATGTTCGGCGCCAGGAAGGCCAACCGCCGCGACATCATCAAGACCGTCCAGCTGTGGGAGGACTGA
- a CDS encoding nitrate reductase subunit alpha, with translation MSHLLDQLRFFNRKQGEFADGHGETRIESRDWENVYRSRWQYDKIVRSTHGVNCTGSCSWKIYVKNGLITWETQQTDYPRTRNDLPNHEPRGCPRGASYSWYIYSANRLKYPKVRKPLLKLWREARRNMTPVDAWASIVEDKAKAESYKSKRGMGGFIRSSWDEVNEIIAAANVYTVKQYGPDRVIGFSPIPAMSMVSYAAGSRYLSLIGGVCLSFYDWYCDLPPASPQIWGEQTDVPESADWYNSNYIIAWGSNVPQTRTPDAHFFTEVRYKGTKTVAITPDYAEVAKLTDLWLNPKQGTDAALAQAFAHVIFKEFHLEKPSEYFRDYAKRYTDLPVLVRLNEKDGSYIADRFLRASDLADNLGQENNPEWKTIAVDGSTGELVSPLGSIGYRWGEKGKWNIEAREGKDGRDVDLSLTQIEGGETAEVAFPYFGGILHEHFQHAEGESIQLRRVPVRTITLADGSTTKVATVFDLMAANLGIDRGLGGGNVASSYDDASVPGTPAWQEVITGVSREKAIQIAREFADNADKTHGRSMIIVGAAMNHWYHMDMNYRGLINMLMLCGCVGQTGGGWAHYVGQEKLRPQCGWLPLAFGLDWSRPPRQMNGTSFFYNHSSQWRHEKMSIHEVLSPLADKSQFPEHMLDYNIRAERAGWLPSAPQLNRNPLQICRDAEAAGMSPVDYVTQSLKDGSLKFACEQPDNPDNFPRNMFVWRSNLLGSSGKGHEYMLKYLLGTKNGVMNEDLGKRADGFKPTEAEWQDEGAIGKLDLVTTLDFRMSSTCVYSDIVLPTATWYEKDDMNTSDMHPFIHPLSAAIDPAWEAKSDWEIYKGIAKAFSKMAEGQLGVEKDLVTVPLLHDSPGELAQPFGGTDWKTAGVDPQPGKNCPNMAVVERDYPATYKKFTSLGPLLDKLGNGGKGINWNTQDEVDFLGELNYKVRDEGVSQGRPQIESAIDAAEVILSLAPETNGHVAVKAWAALSEFTGRDHSHLALPKEHEAIRFRDIQAQPRKIISSPTWSGLEDEHVSYNAGYTNVHELIPWRTITGRQQFFQDHPWMQAFGEQLMSYRPPINTRTIDYVKGKKSNGNPEIVLNWITPHQKWGIHSTYSDNLIMLTLSRGGPIVWMSEVDAKKAGIEDNDWIECFNANGALTARAVVSQRVMEGMVMMYHAQERIVNVPGAESTKTRGGHHNSVTRVVLKPTHMIGGYAQQAYGFNYYGTVGCNRDEFVVVRKMAKVDWLDGPNGNDLPQPLPQDI, from the coding sequence ATGAGCCACTTGCTCGATCAACTGCGCTTCTTCAACAGGAAGCAAGGCGAGTTCGCCGATGGTCATGGTGAAACCCGCATCGAATCCCGCGACTGGGAGAACGTCTACCGCTCGCGCTGGCAGTACGACAAGATCGTGCGCTCGACCCACGGCGTGAACTGCACCGGTTCCTGCTCCTGGAAGATCTACGTCAAGAACGGCCTGATCACCTGGGAAACCCAGCAGACTGACTACCCGCGCACCCGCAACGACCTACCCAACCACGAGCCACGCGGCTGCCCGCGCGGTGCCAGCTACAGCTGGTACATCTACAGCGCCAACCGCCTGAAGTACCCCAAGGTGCGCAAGCCGCTGCTCAAGCTGTGGCGTGAAGCACGGCGCAACATGACCCCGGTGGACGCCTGGGCCAGCATCGTCGAGGACAAGGCCAAGGCCGAGTCCTACAAGAGCAAGCGCGGCATGGGCGGCTTCATCCGCTCGAGCTGGGACGAAGTCAACGAGATCATCGCCGCGGCCAACGTCTACACCGTCAAGCAGTACGGTCCGGACCGCGTCATCGGCTTCTCGCCGATCCCGGCCATGTCCATGGTTTCCTACGCGGCCGGTAGCCGTTACCTGTCGCTGATCGGCGGCGTGTGCCTGTCGTTCTACGACTGGTACTGCGACCTGCCGCCGGCCTCGCCGCAGATCTGGGGCGAGCAGACCGACGTGCCGGAATCGGCCGACTGGTACAACTCCAACTACATCATCGCCTGGGGCTCCAACGTCCCGCAGACCCGTACGCCGGACGCTCACTTCTTCACCGAGGTCCGCTACAAGGGCACCAAGACGGTCGCCATCACCCCGGACTACGCCGAAGTCGCCAAGCTCACCGACCTCTGGCTCAATCCGAAGCAGGGCACCGACGCCGCGCTGGCCCAGGCCTTCGCCCACGTCATCTTCAAGGAATTCCACCTGGAGAAGCCGAGCGAGTACTTCCGCGACTACGCCAAGCGCTACACCGACCTGCCGGTGCTGGTGCGCCTGAACGAGAAGGACGGCAGCTACATCGCCGACCGCTTCCTGCGCGCCTCCGACCTGGCCGACAACCTCGGCCAGGAAAACAACCCCGAGTGGAAGACCATCGCCGTCGACGGCAGCACCGGCGAGCTGGTTTCGCCGCTGGGTTCGATCGGTTACCGCTGGGGCGAGAAGGGCAAGTGGAACATCGAGGCCCGCGAAGGCAAGGACGGTCGTGATGTCGACCTCTCCCTGACCCAGATCGAGGGCGGCGAGACGGCCGAGGTCGCCTTCCCGTACTTCGGCGGCATCCTCCACGAGCACTTCCAGCACGCCGAAGGCGAAAGCATCCAGCTGCGCCGCGTGCCGGTCCGCACCATCACCCTGGCCGACGGCAGCACCACCAAGGTCGCCACCGTGTTCGACCTGATGGCTGCCAACCTGGGTATCGACCGTGGTCTGGGTGGCGGCAACGTCGCTTCCAGCTACGACGACGCCAGCGTGCCCGGCACTCCGGCCTGGCAGGAAGTCATCACTGGCGTGTCCCGCGAGAAGGCCATCCAGATCGCCCGTGAATTCGCCGACAACGCCGACAAGACCCATGGCCGGTCCATGATCATCGTCGGTGCGGCGATGAACCACTGGTACCACATGGACATGAACTACCGCGGCCTGATCAACATGCTGATGTTGTGCGGTTGCGTCGGTCAGACCGGTGGTGGCTGGGCGCACTACGTGGGTCAGGAGAAGCTGCGTCCGCAGTGTGGCTGGCTGCCGCTGGCCTTCGGCCTCGACTGGAGCCGTCCGCCGCGCCAGATGAACGGCACCAGCTTCTTCTACAACCACAGCTCGCAGTGGCGCCACGAGAAGATGAGCATCCACGAAGTGCTCTCGCCGCTGGCCGACAAGTCGCAGTTCCCCGAGCACATGCTCGACTACAACATCCGCGCCGAACGCGCCGGCTGGCTGCCGAGCGCACCGCAGCTCAACCGCAACCCGCTGCAGATCTGCCGTGATGCCGAGGCGGCCGGCATGTCGCCGGTCGACTACGTCACCCAGTCGCTGAAGGACGGCTCGCTGAAGTTCGCCTGCGAACAGCCGGACAATCCGGATAACTTCCCGCGCAACATGTTCGTCTGGCGCTCCAACCTCCTGGGCAGTTCGGGCAAGGGCCACGAGTACATGCTCAAGTACCTCCTGGGCACCAAGAACGGCGTGATGAACGAAGACCTGGGCAAGCGCGCCGACGGCTTCAAGCCGACCGAGGCCGAATGGCAGGACGAGGGCGCCATCGGCAAGCTCGATCTGGTCACCACCCTCGACTTCCGCATGTCCTCGACCTGCGTGTACTCCGACATCGTTCTGCCGACCGCGACCTGGTACGAGAAGGACGACATGAACACCTCGGACATGCACCCCTTCATCCACCCGCTGTCGGCGGCGATCGACCCGGCCTGGGAAGCCAAGTCCGATTGGGAGATCTACAAGGGCATCGCCAAGGCCTTCTCGAAGATGGCCGAAGGTCAGCTGGGCGTGGAGAAGGACCTGGTCACCGTGCCGCTCCTGCACGACAGCCCCGGCGAACTGGCGCAGCCGTTCGGCGGTACCGACTGGAAGACCGCTGGCGTCGATCCGCAGCCGGGCAAGAACTGCCCGAACATGGCCGTGGTCGAGCGCGACTACCCGGCCACCTACAAGAAGTTCACCTCCCTCGGCCCGCTGCTCGACAAGCTCGGCAACGGCGGCAAGGGCATCAACTGGAACACCCAGGATGAAGTCGATTTCCTCGGCGAGCTGAACTACAAGGTGCGCGACGAGGGCGTCAGCCAAGGGCGTCCGCAGATCGAATCGGCCATCGATGCTGCCGAGGTCATCCTCAGCCTGGCACCGGAAACCAACGGTCACGTTGCCGTGAAGGCCTGGGCCGCGCTGTCGGAATTCACCGGCCGCGACCACAGCCACCTGGCGCTGCCCAAGGAGCACGAGGCGATCCGCTTCCGTGACATCCAGGCGCAGCCGCGCAAGATCATCTCCAGCCCGACCTGGTCAGGCCTGGAAGACGAGCATGTGTCGTACAACGCCGGCTACACCAATGTTCACGAGCTGATCCCGTGGCGCACCATCACCGGTCGCCAGCAGTTCTTCCAGGATCACCCCTGGATGCAGGCCTTCGGCGAGCAGCTGATGAGCTACCGGCCGCCGATCAACACCCGCACGATCGATTACGTGAAGGGCAAGAAGAGCAACGGCAACCCCGAGATCGTCCTGAACTGGATCACCCCGCACCAAAAGTGGGGCATCCACAGCACCTACTCGGACAACCTGATCATGCTGACCCTGAGCCGTGGCGGCCCGATCGTGTGGATGTCCGAAGTCGACGCCAAGAAGGCCGGCATCGAGGACAACGACTGGATCGAGTGCTTCAACGCCAACGGCGCCCTGACCGCCCGCGCGGTGGTCAGCCAGCGCGTGATGGAAGGCATGGTGATGATGTACCACGCCCAGGAACGCATCGTGAACGTGCCGGGCGCCGAGAGCACCAAGACCCGCGGCGGCCACCACAACTCGGTGACCCGTGTGGTGCTCAAGCCCACCCACATGATCGGCGGCTACGCCCAGCAGGCGTACGGCTTCAACTACTACGGCACCGTGGGTTGCAACCGTGACGAGTTCGTCGTGGTGCGCAAGATGGCCAAGGTCGACTGGCTCGACGGCCCGAACGGCAACGACCTGCCGCAACCCCTGCCGCAAGATATCTGA
- the moaB gene encoding molybdenum cofactor biosynthesis protein B, with protein MAHLSNTEFQPLNIAVLTVSDTRNLDTDTSGQALIDGLQSAGHTLAERAIVKDDIWQIRARVCNWIASENVQVVLITGGTGFTARDNTPQAVQPLLDKDVDGFGELFRHVSLSEIGTSTVQSRALAGMSNGTLVCCLPGSTNACRTAWNKILVEQLDSRTKPCNFVPHLKAAAVDNCGPRS; from the coding sequence ATGGCTCACCTGTCCAACACCGAATTCCAGCCTCTGAACATCGCCGTGCTCACGGTGAGCGATACCCGCAACCTGGACACCGATACCTCCGGCCAGGCGCTGATCGACGGCCTGCAGAGCGCAGGCCATACGCTGGCCGAGCGGGCCATCGTCAAGGACGACATCTGGCAGATCCGCGCCCGGGTGTGCAACTGGATCGCCAGCGAAAACGTGCAGGTGGTGCTGATCACCGGCGGCACCGGTTTCACCGCCCGCGACAACACCCCGCAGGCCGTACAGCCGCTGCTGGACAAGGACGTCGACGGCTTCGGCGAACTGTTCCGCCATGTATCGCTGAGCGAGATCGGCACCTCCACGGTGCAGTCCCGCGCGCTGGCCGGGATGAGCAACGGCACGCTGGTCTGCTGCCTGCCGGGTTCAACCAACGCCTGCCGCACCGCCTGGAACAAGATCCTCGTCGAGCAGTTGGATAGCCGTACCAAACCCTGCAACTTCGTCCCGCACCTGAAGGCGGCCGCGGTGGACAACTGCGGGCCACGCTCATGA
- a CDS encoding peptidylprolyl isomerase yields MGCGCGGSTGGGGCGGGARPEIEVPAEAPLFEELPHEEEHQPAEEQASGEPLLIASSEQEWPRVRVNGVAIAPQAIAQELQYHPAESRDEAVFLATQALVVRELLQQRIAELGLVVRAEFGESEEEAATRTLIEQEVPLPLADEAACQQYYNGNRQRFFSAPLLAARHILLACPGDDAEARSLAREQALGLLQQLQAAPQRFAELALQHSACPSKEQGGALGQISKGQTVPEFERQLFRLPVGLCQQPLESRYGYHLVFVDQRIEGEQLPYEIVAGTIRAELNQRVWQIGVSQYLQNLVGAANIEGIHLQGAETPLMQ; encoded by the coding sequence ATGGGTTGTGGATGTGGTGGAAGCACGGGTGGTGGCGGCTGCGGTGGCGGCGCCCGCCCGGAAATCGAAGTGCCGGCCGAGGCCCCTCTTTTCGAGGAGCTGCCGCATGAAGAAGAACACCAGCCCGCCGAGGAGCAGGCCTCCGGCGAGCCGCTGCTGATCGCCAGCAGCGAGCAGGAGTGGCCGCGGGTGCGGGTCAACGGGGTGGCGATCGCGCCCCAGGCCATCGCCCAGGAATTGCAGTATCACCCCGCCGAGAGCCGCGACGAGGCGGTCTTTCTGGCGACCCAGGCACTGGTGGTGCGCGAGCTGTTGCAGCAGCGCATCGCCGAACTCGGCCTGGTGGTGCGTGCTGAATTCGGTGAAAGCGAGGAAGAAGCGGCCACCCGCACGCTGATCGAACAGGAAGTGCCGCTGCCGCTGGCCGACGAGGCGGCCTGTCAGCAGTACTACAACGGCAACCGTCAGCGCTTCTTCAGCGCGCCGCTGCTGGCCGCGCGGCACATCCTGCTGGCCTGTCCGGGGGATGACGCCGAAGCGCGCAGCCTGGCGCGGGAACAGGCGCTGGGCCTGTTGCAGCAACTGCAGGCGGCGCCGCAACGCTTCGCCGAGCTCGCGTTGCAGCATTCGGCCTGTCCGTCCAAGGAGCAGGGCGGGGCGCTTGGGCAGATCAGCAAGGGCCAGACCGTGCCGGAGTTCGAGCGCCAGCTGTTCCGTCTGCCGGTCGGCCTCTGCCAGCAGCCGCTGGAAAGCCGCTATGGCTACCATCTGGTGTTCGTCGACCAGCGTATCGAGGGCGAGCAATTGCCCTATGAGATCGTCGCCGGAACGATTCGCGCCGAACTCAACCAGCGTGTCTGGCAGATCGGCGTCAGCCAGTACCTGCAGAACCTGGTGGGGGCGGCGAACATCGAAGGCATTCACCTGCAGGGCGCGGAAACGCCACTGATGCAATGA
- the moaA gene encoding GTP 3',8-cyclase MoaA yields the protein MTQLRDAHNRQIDYLRMSVTDRCDFRCVYCMAEDMTFLPRQQVLGLEELERIARIFVGLGVKKIRLTGGEPLVRQGIVGLCERIAALPGLRELVMTTNGSQLVRLAAPLARAGVKRLNISLDSLDAEKFHAITRTGQLQQVLDGIDAARAAGFERIKLNAVVMKGRNAEEVADLVDFAIAGGLDLSFIEEMPLGDVGRSRGESFCSSDEVKALIAERHALIDSAEQSGGPARYVRLPEHPQTRIGFISPHSHNFCATCNRVRLTVEGRLLLCLGHEHSIDLRALLRRHPTSDQPVIDAIHAALQRKPLRHEFSSGGEVQVLRFMNASGG from the coding sequence ATGACTCAACTACGCGATGCCCACAACCGCCAGATCGACTACCTGCGCATGTCGGTCACCGACCGCTGCGACTTCCGCTGCGTCTACTGCATGGCCGAGGACATGACCTTCCTGCCGCGCCAGCAGGTGCTCGGTCTGGAGGAGCTGGAGCGCATCGCGCGCATCTTCGTCGGGCTGGGCGTGAAGAAGATTCGCCTCACCGGCGGCGAGCCGCTGGTACGCCAGGGCATCGTCGGTCTCTGCGAGCGCATCGCGGCCTTGCCCGGTCTGCGTGAACTGGTGATGACCACCAACGGCTCGCAGCTGGTCAGGCTCGCCGCACCGCTGGCACGGGCCGGGGTCAAGCGGCTGAACATCAGTCTGGATAGTCTGGACGCCGAGAAATTCCACGCCATTACCCGCACCGGCCAGCTGCAGCAGGTGCTCGACGGCATCGATGCGGCGCGCGCCGCCGGCTTCGAGCGGATCAAGCTCAATGCCGTGGTGATGAAGGGCCGCAACGCCGAGGAAGTCGCCGACCTGGTGGACTTCGCCATCGCCGGCGGGCTGGACCTGAGCTTCATCGAGGAAATGCCGCTGGGCGATGTCGGCCGTTCGCGCGGCGAGAGCTTCTGCTCCAGCGACGAGGTCAAGGCGCTGATCGCCGAGCGTCACGCGCTGATCGATTCGGCCGAGCAGAGCGGCGGGCCGGCGCGCTATGTGCGCCTGCCGGAGCACCCGCAGACGCGCATCGGCTTCATCTCGCCGCATTCGCACAACTTCTGCGCCACCTGCAACCGCGTGCGGCTGACCGTGGAAGGTCGCCTGCTGCTGTGCCTGGGCCACGAGCATTCCATCGACCTGCGCGCACTGCTGCGCCGCCACCCGACCAGCGACCAGCCGGTGATCGACGCCATTCACGCCGCGCTGCAACGCAAACCGCTGCGTCACGAATTCTCCAGCGGCGGCGAGGTCCAGGTATTGCGCTTCATGAACGCCAGCGGCGGTTGA
- the narI gene encoding respiratory nitrate reductase subunit gamma yields the protein MSNFNFLLFGVYPYIALAICLIGSWARFDLSQYSWKAGSSQMLSNNRMRLASNLFHVGIIFILAGHFVGLLMPEALYHHFITSGQKQIVAMVSGGFFGILCLIGLVMLIHRRLTDARVRATSNTSDVMILFVLLAQLVLGLLTIVASTGHLDGSVMVLLGTWAQSLVTLQPVKAAGAIESVSVIYKLHVFLGMTLFVLFPFTRLVHIVSAPVWYLGRRYQIVRQKGVKPAMPRPQRPRTYEAPVRETAVPSAVPATAKSKSPV from the coding sequence ATGTCTAACTTCAATTTCCTGCTGTTCGGGGTCTACCCCTACATCGCCCTGGCCATCTGCCTGATCGGCAGCTGGGCGCGCTTCGACCTGTCGCAATACAGCTGGAAGGCCGGCTCGAGCCAGATGCTGTCGAACAACCGCATGCGCCTGGCGAGCAACCTGTTCCACGTCGGCATCATCTTCATCCTGGCCGGTCACTTCGTCGGCCTGCTGATGCCCGAGGCGCTGTATCACCACTTCATCACCAGCGGTCAGAAGCAGATCGTGGCGATGGTGTCCGGTGGCTTCTTCGGCATCCTCTGCCTGATCGGCCTGGTGATGCTGATCCATCGCCGGCTGACCGACGCGCGTGTGCGGGCCACCTCCAACACCAGCGACGTGATGATCCTGTTCGTGCTGCTGGCGCAGCTGGTGCTGGGGCTGCTGACCATCGTCGCCTCCACCGGCCACCTGGACGGTTCGGTGATGGTGCTGCTGGGCACCTGGGCACAGAGCCTGGTCACCCTGCAGCCGGTCAAGGCCGCAGGCGCCATCGAGTCGGTCAGCGTCATCTACAAGCTGCACGTGTTCCTCGGCATGACCCTGTTCGTGCTGTTCCCCTTCACCCGTCTGGTGCACATCGTCAGCGCGCCGGTGTGGTACCTGGGCCGGCGCTACCAGATCGTCCGGCAGAAGGGCGTCAAGCCGGCCATGCCGCGTCCGCAGCGCCCGCGCACCTACGAAGCACCGGTACGCGAAACTGCCGTGCCGTCCGCCGTGCCTGCCACGGCAAAGAGCAAGAGCCCGGTATGA
- the narJ gene encoding nitrate reductase molybdenum cofactor assembly chaperone has translation MRILKVISLLLDYPDQHLRDGHAELAQAIGSAREISPEQRIALRRLLDELTEDDLMDVQERYTDLFDRGRSLSLLLFEHVHGESRDRGQAMVDLMAQYTEAGFEIGVRELPDYIPLYLEYLATRDDLEAREGLADVSHLLALLAARLQERESPHAACFTALLQIAGEPVQETLASLQEQVAAEERDDSLEALDKIWEEEQVNFLQAEQQDRCPSMPSGPGKAREESPVPLHWTDFKHDGQAAALAQEVRNV, from the coding sequence ATGCGCATCCTTAAAGTGATTTCCCTGCTGCTGGACTATCCCGACCAGCACCTGCGCGACGGCCATGCCGAACTGGCTCAGGCCATCGGTTCGGCCCGCGAGATCAGCCCGGAGCAGCGCATCGCGCTGCGCCGCCTGCTCGACGAGCTGACCGAAGACGACCTGATGGACGTGCAGGAGCGCTACACCGACCTGTTCGACCGCGGCCGTTCACTGTCGCTGCTGCTGTTCGAGCACGTGCATGGCGAGTCCCGCGATCGCGGCCAGGCCATGGTCGACCTGATGGCGCAGTACACCGAGGCCGGTTTCGAAATCGGCGTACGCGAGCTGCCGGACTACATCCCGCTGTACCTCGAGTACCTCGCCACCCGCGATGACCTCGAGGCCCGCGAGGGTCTGGCCGACGTGTCGCACCTGCTGGCTCTGCTGGCAGCGCGTCTGCAGGAACGCGAGAGCCCGCATGCCGCGTGCTTCACCGCACTGCTGCAGATCGCCGGCGAGCCGGTGCAGGAAACCCTGGCCAGCCTGCAGGAGCAGGTCGCCGCCGAAGAGCGCGACGACTCGCTGGAGGCGCTGGACAAGATCTGGGAGGAGGAGCAGGTCAACTTCCTCCAGGCCGAGCAGCAGGATCGCTGCCCATCCATGCCGAGCGGGCCGGGTAAGGCTCGCGAGGAAAGCCCGGTGCCGCTGCACTGGACCGATTTCAAGCATGACGGGCAGGCCGCCGCGCTCGCCCAGGAGGTGCGCAATGTCTAA